One Vibrio sp. CDRSL-10 TSBA genomic region harbors:
- a CDS encoding TIM barrel protein codes for MKTGIATVSISGSLVDKLHAAANAGFDGVEIFENDLTQSDLSPRQVRQLAESLGLEIIALQPFRNFEAMPEAIRKQNFYQAQKKFELMHELGTSRLMVCSNVSPHVIDDPARAAADLHQLAELAARENFRIGYEALAWGRYVHDYDQAWDIVKQADHRNLGIVLDTFHMYARNNTLDTMRNEITADKIALVQLADAPSLQMDVLNFSRHFRCFPGQGDMPIIEFMQCLKEKGYRDYISHEIFNDEFRASLASEKATDGMRSLIWLGEQLKEPEVPEPTIDSLAFIEFAIEGEDGQKLVKLLQQLGFAITHRHRSKKVDLMRQGKINLVLNYEPQSQAHHYFLSHGVSVCALGFGTSSVAQMIKRTKHYDCARFNNQAGPGELNIPAIKGVGDQLIYFVDSQSVPEFYDIDFVPVSDPNHAHAGAGLREFDHVGQTVLDTDMLSATFFFKALFGFDIEPSQDMTDINGLVTSRVAKSPAGNIRMPFNTSSARNSSAQRFVNQAQGAGVQQIAFNCDDIFATVQQVSRDCILPIPANYYRDLEARFQLDSELLALMQEYHILYDQNEEGHFFHFYTTEHFGVFFEVVQRVNYQGYGEPNAHIRLAAQARQQRRN; via the coding sequence ATGAAAACAGGTATTGCAACCGTCAGTATCTCCGGATCGCTGGTCGACAAACTGCATGCGGCAGCCAACGCCGGTTTTGACGGTGTGGAAATTTTTGAAAACGATTTGACCCAGTCCGATCTGTCACCGCGTCAGGTACGTCAGTTGGCAGAAAGTCTTGGTCTGGAAATTATTGCCTTACAGCCGTTTCGTAATTTTGAAGCGATGCCGGAGGCGATACGCAAACAGAACTTTTATCAGGCCCAGAAAAAGTTCGAACTGATGCATGAACTGGGCACGTCACGTCTGATGGTGTGCTCGAACGTGTCGCCGCATGTGATTGATGACCCGGCGCGAGCAGCGGCCGATTTGCATCAGCTGGCAGAGCTGGCTGCGCGGGAGAATTTCCGAATCGGCTACGAAGCGCTGGCCTGGGGACGCTATGTACATGACTACGATCAGGCGTGGGATATCGTTAAGCAGGCGGATCACCGCAACTTGGGTATCGTGCTGGATACCTTTCATATGTACGCGCGTAATAATACCCTCGATACCATGCGCAATGAGATCACGGCCGATAAAATCGCTCTGGTTCAACTGGCGGATGCACCAAGCCTGCAGATGGATGTGCTCAATTTCAGCCGCCATTTCCGCTGCTTCCCGGGGCAGGGCGATATGCCAATTATCGAATTTATGCAGTGTCTTAAAGAGAAGGGTTATCGTGACTATATCTCCCATGAGATCTTTAACGATGAGTTCCGAGCTTCGCTGGCGAGCGAAAAAGCGACTGATGGTATGCGTTCACTGATCTGGCTTGGTGAGCAGCTCAAGGAGCCGGAAGTGCCGGAGCCGACTATAGATTCACTGGCCTTTATCGAATTTGCCATCGAGGGTGAAGATGGCCAGAAGCTGGTTAAGCTGTTGCAGCAACTCGGTTTCGCCATCACGCATCGCCACCGTTCTAAAAAAGTAGATCTGATGCGTCAGGGTAAGATTAATCTGGTGCTCAATTATGAGCCACAAAGTCAGGCGCACCATTATTTTCTTTCCCATGGGGTGTCGGTATGTGCGTTGGGCTTTGGTACCAGCAGCGTGGCACAGATGATCAAACGCACCAAGCACTATGACTGTGCCCGCTTTAATAATCAGGCTGGCCCGGGGGAGCTGAACATTCCGGCCATCAAGGGCGTCGGTGATCAGCTGATTTACTTTGTCGACAGCCAGTCGGTACCGGAATTCTATGATATCGACTTTGTTCCGGTCAGCGATCCTAACCATGCCCACGCGGGAGCCGGGTTGCGTGAGTTTGATCACGTCGGACAGACAGTGCTCGATACCGACATGTTGTCGGCTACCTTCTTCTTTAAAGCCCTGTTCGGCTTTGACATCGAGCCAAGTCAGGACATGACGGATATTAACGGACTGGTGACCAGTCGTGTGGCCAAGAGTCCGGCTGGCAATATCCGCATGCCATTTAATACTTCGTCAGCGCGTAATTCTTCCGCGCAGCGTTTTGTTAATCAGGCACAAGGTGCAGGTGTGCAACAAATTGCCTTTAATTGTGACGATATTTTTGCGACAGTACAGCAAGTATCCCGCGATTGTATCCTGCCTATCCCGGCTAACTACTATCGTGATCTGGAAGCGCGCTTCCAGCTTGATAGCGAGTTACTGGCCCTGATGCAGGAGTACCACATTCTGTATGACCAGAATGAGGAAGGGCACTTCTTCCACTTCTATACCACAGAGCACTTTGGTGTGTTCTTTGAAGTGGTGCAGCGGGTGAATTATCAGGGGTACGGTGAACCGAACGCCCATATCCGTCTTGCTGCACAGGCTCGGCAACAGCGTCGCAACTAA